The proteins below are encoded in one region of Streptomyces marianii:
- a CDS encoding response regulator transcription factor: protein MTQDRVRVLLADDEHLIRGALAALLALEDDLLVVAEAASGTEALAMARSHRPDVAVLDLRMPGGDGVKVATSLTAELPGCRTMIVTSHGRPGHLKRALAAGVRGFVPKTVSARRLAEIIRTVHEGNRYVDPELAADAISAGDSPLTAREAEVLELAEDGAPVAEIAERASLSPGTVRNYLSAAAAKLGAENRHTAVRLARERGWV from the coding sequence GTGACGCAGGATCGCGTACGGGTGCTGCTGGCCGACGACGAGCATCTGATCCGTGGCGCGCTCGCCGCGCTGCTCGCGCTCGAGGACGATCTGCTCGTCGTCGCGGAGGCCGCATCCGGTACGGAGGCGCTGGCGATGGCCCGCTCGCACCGGCCGGACGTGGCCGTCCTGGATCTCCGGATGCCCGGCGGCGACGGTGTGAAGGTCGCCACATCACTGACGGCCGAGTTGCCCGGCTGCCGGACGATGATCGTGACCAGTCACGGCCGTCCCGGCCATCTCAAGCGAGCGCTCGCCGCCGGGGTGCGCGGCTTCGTGCCCAAGACGGTCAGCGCCCGGCGCCTCGCCGAGATCATCCGTACGGTGCACGAGGGAAACCGTTACGTCGACCCCGAGTTGGCCGCCGACGCCATCTCCGCCGGGGACTCCCCGCTCACCGCGCGCGAGGCGGAGGTGCTGGAACTCGCCGAGGACGGGGCACCGGTCGCGGAGATCGCCGAGCGGGCCTCGCTGTCACCGGGCACGGTCCGCAACTACCTCTCGGCGGCGGCGGCGAAACTGGGTGCGGAGAACCGGCACACCGCAGTGCGCCTCGCACGCGAGCGA
- a CDS encoding sensor histidine kinase translates to MSRVRVRDWSGRSGLAKVDLYTRGTVYLLVWVALLALTLLMLTRPVRTGAHPVAAVGAPLLAVANGVVSTLLARQAMDAYLGQGPVPRRLVGRAAFMTALATGTVLWLAATVGMKGMLPMALSTALVPFATAHCLIVRRRTTVLIHGGVLALLGVLVPLTGRGAAESLVTLGTVAFTIGWLAFTARVSMWVLGVMWELREARDVQARLAVAEERLRFGRDLHDVLGRSLAVIALKSELAVQLAQRGGEHRALEQMTEVQRIARESQREVRDVVRGYRGADLRTELDGARGVLGAAGISCTIGSPEDGRTADDLPVEIQSALAWVVREATTNVLRHGDAAQCAIGLTTTFGAAVLTVENDGVRAPAAPGAPGTGLTGLRERLAALGGTLTAGPAPGARFRLTARVPVPAGGTPDVPRQEPPAPPGGTDEPAEAGGAADEPATGGSTTDERAPGGEPGGTERGAVV, encoded by the coding sequence GTGTCCCGGGTGCGGGTACGGGACTGGAGCGGGCGCAGCGGGCTCGCCAAGGTGGACCTCTACACACGCGGCACCGTGTACCTCCTCGTCTGGGTGGCGCTGCTCGCGCTGACGCTGCTCATGCTGACCCGGCCCGTCCGCACCGGCGCACACCCCGTGGCGGCCGTCGGCGCCCCGCTGCTCGCGGTGGCGAACGGCGTGGTCTCCACCCTGCTGGCGCGTCAGGCGATGGACGCCTATCTGGGACAGGGGCCGGTCCCCCGGAGGCTGGTGGGCCGGGCCGCGTTCATGACGGCCCTGGCGACCGGCACGGTGCTGTGGCTGGCGGCGACGGTCGGGATGAAGGGGATGCTGCCCATGGCGCTGTCGACCGCCCTCGTCCCGTTCGCGACGGCGCACTGCCTGATCGTGCGGCGACGCACCACGGTACTGATCCACGGGGGCGTGCTGGCCCTGCTGGGCGTGCTGGTGCCGCTGACCGGCCGGGGCGCCGCGGAGTCCCTGGTCACCCTCGGGACCGTAGCCTTCACCATCGGCTGGCTCGCCTTCACCGCCCGGGTCTCGATGTGGGTCCTCGGGGTGATGTGGGAGCTGCGCGAGGCCCGCGACGTGCAGGCGCGACTCGCGGTCGCGGAGGAGCGGCTGCGGTTCGGCCGGGACCTGCACGACGTACTGGGCCGCAGTCTCGCGGTGATCGCGCTGAAGAGCGAACTCGCCGTACAGCTCGCGCAACGCGGCGGCGAGCACCGGGCGCTGGAGCAGATGACCGAAGTGCAGCGCATCGCCCGGGAGTCCCAGCGCGAGGTCCGGGACGTCGTACGCGGCTACCGGGGCGCGGATCTGCGGACCGAACTGGACGGGGCCCGAGGGGTGTTGGGTGCCGCGGGAATCAGCTGCACGATCGGATCGCCGGAGGACGGGCGGACGGCCGACGACCTTCCGGTGGAGATCCAGTCCGCGCTCGCCTGGGTCGTCCGCGAGGCCACGACGAACGTACTGCGCCACGGGGACGCCGCGCAGTGCGCCATCGGGCTCACGACGACGTTCGGCGCCGCGGTCCTGACCGTGGAGAACGACGGTGTCCGGGCTCCGGCCGCCCCCGGCGCCCCCGGGACCGGTCTCACCGGGCTGCGGGAGCGTCTGGCCGCACTGGGCGGCACGCTGACCGCGGGCCCCGCCCCGGGCGCCCGCTTCCGCCTCACCGCACGGGTGCCGGTCCCAGCGGGGGGCACGCCCGACGTGCCGAGGCAGGAGCCGCCCGCACCGCCCGGCGGGACGGACGAACCCGCGGAGGCCGGAGGCGCGGCGGACGAACCCGCCACGGGCGGGAGCACGACGGACGAACGCGCGCCTGGCGGGGAACCCGGCGGAACGGAACGGGGCGCCGTGGTGTGA
- a CDS encoding ABC transporter permease translates to MNTNTTHTNTTHADTAPTKTAGQSRASRGTRAPGGSGAGTTAAGRLGALGRAELILLVRNRTALFVALLMPVAMVGALRGTLGGMDLAGAGLSIAEALMTGGVGMVLILVVYLNLTSAFVARREELVLKRLRTGEVSDTEILAGTALPAAALALAQSVLVVAAGVVLLGADAPRRPELLVVGALLGTVVMTALAAATSAITRTVESAQITTLPLFMVSAGGSGLFIPLDVLPDRVASVCELLPMTGVMRLVEAGVGGGADAAQLTGAALNALAWTAISVFAVRRWFRWEPRR, encoded by the coding sequence GTGAACACGAACACCACGCACACGAACACCACGCATGCGGACACCGCACCGACCAAGACGGCGGGCCAGAGCAGGGCGAGTCGGGGGACGAGGGCCCCGGGCGGGTCCGGAGCCGGGACCACGGCCGCCGGACGGCTGGGCGCCCTGGGCCGGGCCGAGCTGATACTCCTCGTGAGGAACCGGACCGCCCTGTTCGTCGCACTGCTCATGCCCGTCGCGATGGTGGGCGCCCTGCGCGGGACGCTCGGCGGGATGGATCTCGCGGGAGCCGGCCTGAGCATCGCGGAAGCCCTCATGACCGGGGGAGTCGGCATGGTGCTGATCCTGGTCGTGTACCTCAATCTCACCTCGGCCTTCGTCGCCCGGCGCGAGGAGCTGGTGCTCAAGCGGCTGCGGACCGGCGAGGTGTCCGACACGGAGATCCTGGCCGGGACGGCGCTGCCCGCGGCCGCGCTCGCACTTGCGCAGAGCGTCCTGGTGGTCGCCGCCGGGGTCGTGCTCCTCGGCGCGGACGCCCCCCGGCGGCCCGAACTCCTCGTCGTCGGAGCGCTGCTGGGCACCGTCGTGATGACGGCCCTGGCCGCCGCGACCTCCGCGATCACCCGGACCGTGGAGAGTGCGCAGATCACCACCCTTCCGCTGTTCATGGTCTCGGCGGGCGGCTCCGGGCTGTTCATCCCGCTCGACGTGCTGCCGGACCGGGTCGCCTCGGTGTGCGAACTGCTGCCGATGACCGGAGTGATGCGCCTGGTGGAGGCCGGCGTCGGCGGCGGTGCGGACGCGGCACAGCTCACCGGGGCGGCGCTCAACGCGCTGGCCTGGACCGCGATCTCGGTGTTTGCTGTGCGACGGTGGTTCCGCTGGGAGCCGCGGCGCTGA
- a CDS encoding ABC transporter ATP-binding protein, translating into MNSDGHVIEAAGLRRGYRGGFEAVSGITFSVGRGELFALLGTNGAGKTSTVELLEGLALPSAGTVHVLGRDPYRERAAVRPRIGVMLQEGGFPSDLTAAETVRMWAGCTSHARPAGEALELVGLGRRSGVRVKQLSGGERRRLDLALALLGRPEVLFLDEPTTGLDAEGRRDTWQLVRELRDAGTTVVLTTHYLEEAESLADRLAIMHAGRIVATGTPDEVTASRPSRIRFVLPREVPASRLPLTLRAAADGQRVEIRTRELQRSLGELLRWADESGVRLDRLDARSASLEEAFLEIARPGTDTELAGAL; encoded by the coding sequence ATGAACAGCGATGGGCACGTGATCGAGGCAGCCGGACTGCGCCGCGGTTACCGCGGTGGGTTCGAGGCCGTGAGCGGAATCACCTTCTCAGTGGGGCGCGGCGAACTGTTCGCGCTGCTCGGGACGAACGGCGCCGGCAAGACCTCCACGGTCGAACTGCTGGAGGGACTCGCCCTCCCGAGCGCCGGCACCGTGCACGTCCTCGGCCGCGATCCGTACCGCGAACGGGCCGCCGTACGGCCCCGGATCGGGGTCATGCTCCAGGAGGGTGGATTCCCCTCCGACCTGACGGCCGCCGAGACGGTGCGGATGTGGGCCGGCTGCACCAGCCATGCCCGCCCCGCGGGGGAGGCGCTGGAGCTCGTGGGTCTCGGGCGGCGGTCCGGCGTCCGGGTCAAGCAACTGTCCGGCGGCGAACGGCGCAGGCTCGACCTCGCGCTGGCCCTGCTCGGCCGGCCCGAGGTCCTCTTCCTCGACGAGCCGACGACCGGCCTCGACGCCGAAGGGCGCCGCGACACCTGGCAGTTGGTGCGGGAACTGCGGGACGCCGGCACGACCGTGGTGCTGACCACGCACTACCTGGAGGAGGCGGAAAGCCTGGCCGACCGGCTGGCGATCATGCACGCCGGGCGGATCGTCGCCACCGGCACCCCGGACGAGGTGACCGCCTCGCGGCCGTCGCGCATCCGCTTCGTCCTGCCGCGGGAGGTGCCCGCCTCCCGGCTGCCGCTCACACTGCGGGCCGCCGCGGACGGGCAGCGGGTCGAGATCCGCACCCGTGAACTGCAGCGCTCGCTCGGCGAACTGCTGCGCTGGGCGGACGAGTCCGGCGTACGACTCGACCGCCTCGACGCCCGCTCCGCCTCGCTCGAGGAGGCGTTCCTGGAGATCGCCCGGCCGGGCACGGACACGGAACTGGCAGGTGCCCTGTGA